The region TCCTTGCCGATCAGCACGGTGGCGCGGTCGGAAATGCCGGCGTCCTCGAGCCAGAGGCCGTAGGCGCGGGCCACCTCACCCTTGGGATGGAAATCGGCGAGCAGCGGGAAGATGATGCCGTCGAAGGTCTCGGCCCAGGCCTCGTGGCAGTAGCGGGAATCGACGCTGAGGCCGAGCAGTTGGGTGTCGAGGTCCAGGAAGTCCTCGAGCAGGGCGTCCAGCCCCGGGATCTCCTTGCTTCACGTGGGCGTGAAATCCAGGGGGTAGGACACGAGCAGGACGTTCATGTCGTCCCGGTAGTCCGACAGGGTCACCGGTTCCTCGAGGTGGCTGTCGAGGGTGAAGTCGGGGGCGAGTTCTCCGGGGCTGATCAGGGCCATGGCGGGTCCTCTCCTTGGGGTGGGGGGCGGACGGTCCGCAACATTTAAGGCCGGATGTTGCCGAATTGGCAAGCGGCGGG is a window of bacterium DNA encoding:
- a CDS encoding redoxin domain-containing protein — encoded protein: MALISPGELAPDFTLDSHLEEPVTLSDYRDDMNVLLVSYPLDFTPT
- a CDS encoding redoxin domain-containing protein, translating into MPGLDALLEDFLDLDTQLLGLSVDSRYCHEAWAETFDGIIFPLLADFHPKGEVARAYGLWLEDAGISDRATVLIGK